A stretch of Chroogloeocystis siderophila 5.2 s.c.1 DNA encodes these proteins:
- a CDS encoding GNAT family N-acetyltransferase, with product MSAITIETRRLILRELTLDDVEDLAQIYADPVVMQYYPKPITREEAKYQITRMINGYQRRGWGLWATIHKADNKFIGRCGLIPQIVDGCPEVEIGYMLAQEYWGQGLATEAACATRDYGFKIGCDRLISLIAPGNIASQKVAIKTELCYKKDTIFRGKTVQVYAIARPTNSK from the coding sequence ATGAGCGCGATCACTATTGAAACCCGCCGTTTAATCTTGCGCGAACTCACCCTAGACGACGTGGAAGATTTGGCACAAATCTATGCCGATCCTGTTGTGATGCAATATTACCCCAAACCAATCACCAGGGAAGAAGCAAAATACCAGATCACCAGAATGATCAATGGCTATCAGCGACGAGGTTGGGGTTTGTGGGCGACAATTCACAAAGCTGATAACAAATTTATTGGACGCTGCGGGTTAATACCGCAAATTGTGGATGGATGTCCTGAAGTTGAAATTGGCTATATGCTAGCACAAGAATATTGGGGACAAGGTTTAGCAACAGAAGCCGCCTGTGCAACTCGCGATTATGGTTTTAAAATTGGGTGCGATCGCCTCATCTCCCTCATTGCTCCAGGTAACATTGCATCACAAAAAGTTGCGATTAAAACAGAATTGTGCTATAAAAAAGACACAATTTTTCGGGGTAAAACTGTGCAGGTTTATGCGATCGCCCGACCTACAAATTCTAAGTAA
- a CDS encoding Uma2 family endonuclease, with translation MIQVLPKNLSFAEYLAYDDRTDTRYELVYAARYMSTPKLPTISVYQLSEGEYQVLQFRGAERIISATFPDLILTAEQVFVGR, from the coding sequence ATGATTCAAGTTTTACCTAAAAACCTCTCATTTGCAGAATATCTAGCGTATGACGATAGGACAGATACTCGCTATGAATTAGTCTACGCTGCGCGTTATATGAGTACTCCTAAACTCCCGACTATTTCGGTTTATCAGTTGAGTGAGGGTGAATATCAAGTTTTGCAATTTCGTGGTGCAGAAAGAATAATTTCAGCTACATTCCCCGACTTGATATTAACAGCCGAACAAGTATTTGTAGGAAGATAA
- a CDS encoding creatininase family protein produces MLLHLSTWLEVEAYLETSQGIILPIGSTEQHGPTGLIGTDAICAEAIAHGVGETTGALVSPTINVGMALHHTAFPGTISLRPSTMILVIRDYIACLAKAGFTKFFFINGHGGNIATLKAAFAETYTYLAEIGVNNADQVQCQVSNWFMCGSVYQLAKELYGDREGSHATPSEVAVTQYVYPKSIKHATLSTEVGKGHPIYGPVNFRQHYPDGRMGSDPALATPEHGLQLYNLAVKELSNNYLEFVGRAIA; encoded by the coding sequence ATGCTGTTGCATTTAAGTACCTGGTTAGAAGTCGAAGCTTACTTAGAAACATCTCAGGGAATTATTCTCCCTATCGGTTCTACTGAACAGCATGGACCAACGGGGTTAATCGGTACAGATGCGATTTGTGCAGAAGCGATCGCCCATGGTGTTGGTGAGACGACTGGCGCACTCGTTAGCCCGACAATTAATGTGGGTATGGCACTGCATCACACCGCGTTTCCTGGTACGATTAGCCTGCGTCCTAGCACGATGATTTTAGTTATTCGCGACTACATCGCGTGTTTAGCTAAAGCAGGATTTACCAAGTTTTTCTTTATCAACGGTCATGGTGGGAATATTGCCACACTCAAAGCTGCATTTGCGGAAACTTATACTTATCTTGCAGAAATTGGTGTAAACAACGCCGATCAAGTCCAGTGTCAAGTGAGTAACTGGTTTATGTGTGGTTCAGTGTATCAGTTAGCCAAGGAATTATATGGCGATCGCGAAGGTTCGCACGCAACTCCGAGTGAAGTTGCAGTAACTCAATACGTTTATCCTAAATCCATCAAACACGCAACTTTATCTACTGAGGTTGGTAAAGGACATCCTATATATGGTCCTGTTAACTTTCGCCAGCATTATCCTGATGGACGCATGGGTTCCGATCCGGCGTTAGCAACACCTGAACATGGGTTACAGTTGTATAACTTGGCAGTTAAAGAATTGAGTAACAATTACTTAGAATTTGTAGGTCGGGCGATCGCATAA